A single window of Toxotes jaculatrix isolate fToxJac2 chromosome 4, fToxJac2.pri, whole genome shotgun sequence DNA harbors:
- the gstt1b gene encoding glutathione S-transferase theta-1b: MALELYLDLLSQPCRSVYMFAKKNNIPFDFKKLSLMDGEQYGEEFGKISLIRKVPALRDGDFCLAESIAIMLYLAEKFKTPDFWYPADLQQRARINEYLSWQHMAIRMHGSKMFWLRLLIPKILGVEVPQDKLDAALEDLNGSLKLVEEKFIQDRPFIAGDHISLADLVAIVEIMQPVGSGLDVFEGRPKLSAWRDRVQAAIGKELFDEAHQAILGAQESVTLMDASKMQFLKPKILKLFM; the protein is encoded by the exons ATGGCGTTGGAGCTGTATTTGGACCTGCTCTCTCAGCCCTGCCGCTCCGTTTATATGTTCGCCAAAAAGAACAACATCCCCTTTGACTTCAAGAAGCTTTCTCTGATGGACG GTGAGCAGTATGGAGAGGAGTTTGGGAAGATCAGCCTGATAAGAAAAGTCCCTGCTCTGCGAGATGGAGACTTCTGCCTGGCTGAGAG CATCGCCATCATGTTGTACCTGGCAGAGAAGTTTAAGACTCCAGACTTCTGGTACCCAGCTGATCTCCAGCAGCGCGCTCGCATCAACGAGTACCTGTCGTGGCAGCACATGGCCATCCGTATGCATGGATCCAAGATGTTCTGGCTCCGG cTTTTGATTCCCAAGATTCTGGGTGTGGAAGTCCCTCAGGATAAGCTGGACGCAGCATTGGAGGACCTGAATGGCTCCCTGAAACTCGTTGAAGAAAAGTTTATCCAGGACAGGCCCTTCATTGCAGGAGATCACATCTCATTGGCCGACCTGGTCGCCATTGTGGAGATCATGCAG CCCGTGGGCTCTGGCCTGGATGTGTTTGAGGGGAGACCCAAGCTGAGCGCGTGGCGGGATAGAGTCCAGGCCGCCATTGGAAAGGAGCTGTTCGACGAGGCCCACCAGGCCATCCTGGGAGCCCAGGAGAGCGTGACACTGATGGACGCCAGCAAGATGCAGTTCTTAAAGCCCAAGATCCTCAAGTTATTCATGTGA
- the chchd10 gene encoding coiled-coil-helix-coiled-coil-helix domain-containing protein 10, mitochondrial — MARGSRSRPSAPASPAPSHAPAPAHPPPASLAPAPAQSQGPGLMAQMATTAAGVAVGSAVGHVVGSALTGAFSGSSSSSSSPEPAKPTYQEPARPAPTQPGPCHFEVKQFLDCATNQSDLTLCEGFNEALKQCKYSHGVTSLV; from the exons ATGGCCAGAGGAAGCCGCAGCCGTCCTTCAGCTCCAGCCAG CCCAGCTCCATCCCATGCTCCGGCACCCGctcatcctcctcctgcctccctgGCCCCAGCTCCAGCTCAGTCCCAGGGGCCAGGCCTCATGGCCCAGATGGCTACCACAGCTGCGGGGGTGGCGGTAGGCTCGGCTGTGGGACACGTTGTTGGCAGCGCCCTTACAGGAGCgttcagtggcagcagcagcagcagcagcagtccagAGCCAGCAAAGCCTACATACCAG GAGCCCGCCCGACCTGCTCCAACCCAACCAGGCCCCTgtcactttgaggtcaaacagtTCCTGGACTGTGCcaccaaccagtctgacctgaCTTTGTGTGAGGGCTTCAATGAGGCACTCAAACAGTGCAAGTACTCCCATG GTGTGACGTCGCTGGTGTGA
- the ddt gene encoding D-dopachrome decarboxylase has product MFRCCRVAGLSSWSSYRAVNRFHSSPGLKMPFIDLQSNLPASSFSEDFVKKLGSSTAAALGKPEDRMNVVVNPGLPMLIAGSCSPCVMLSVSAIGATDSADKNKEHSAKIFEFLTKELGLTEDRIVIQFHALQPHQVGKNGTVISFL; this is encoded by the exons ATGTTCCGCTGCTGTCGTGTTGCTGGTCTTTCGTCCTGGTCTTCTTACAGAGCGGTGAACAGATTCCACTCCAGTCCGGGTTTGAAGATGCCTTTCATCGACCTGCAGAGTAACCTGCCCGCCAGCTCCTTCTCTGAGGACTTTGTGAAGAAGCTGGGCAGCAGCACTGCGGCTGCTCTGGGAAAACCAGAGGAC AGGATGAACGTGGTGGTGAACCCCGGGCTGCCCATGCTCATAGCGGGCTCTTGCTCTCCATGTGTGATGCTGTCAGTGTCTGCGATCGGTGCGACTGACTCTGCTGACAAGAACAAGGAGCACAGTGCCAAGATCTTTGAGTTCCTGACCAAAGAGCTTGGTCTGACTGAGGACAG GATTGTTATTCAGTTCCACGCTCTGCAGCCTCATCAGGTCGGAAAGAATGGAACCGTGATTAGCTTCTTGTAA